A portion of the Stigmatella aurantiaca DW4/3-1 genome contains these proteins:
- a CDS encoding TIM-barrel domain-containing protein, whose product MVNRLLFRLGTACSLSLSLATAQAQPAPAAAPAAQATPAAAPQFLTAVTSVRALNEGLEARSGEALLRVTALRDDVLRVRISPSATLPEDASWAVLPESRTRRTQVTALPDTAQAAGFQTAALEVRLEKNPLRLVILDRQGQVLSADALNRPTQFVGGGFQVTKEMPLDEHYFGLGDKPGPLDRRDMAFTMWNTDAYRHQESTDPLYKSIPFFMAVRAGRSHGILLDNTWRSNFNFGKQWHDAYSFGSDGGPLDYYVLYGPSPKKVLEAYAFLTGPSPLPPLWALGFQQSRFSYEPESQVREIASRLRSDRIPSDTIFLDIDFQVQKRPFTIDKAKFPDFAGMLKDLHQQNFHIVTVTDLHVPALPNAGYAPYDTGIAGNHFIHNPDGSIFTGPVWPGPSAFPDFTRAPTRAWWGALHKDFVKLGVDGFWNDMNEPSVFETPLKTMPRESVHRIEEPGFAPRSATHAELHNVLGTQNARATYDGLLKLKPDERPFVLTRATYAGGQRYAITWTGDNSATWNHLRLSTPMLLNLGLSGFAFAGVDSGGFSGSPSPELLTRWTQVAAFNPLHRNHSEKYMAPHEVWANGPGPLAVRRAAIETRYRLMPYLYTLAEETSRTGIPMMRPLFLEFPDAAADKHPLDLWAGNQFLLGRSLMVVPPPYADALDAYRPTLPQVEWFDFWTGKKVVKEKENATDPDTKPLVAPKITPTLEVLPVFVRAGSILPLQPLVQSTNEKPQGPLELRVYPGPDCQGSLYVDDGRTFAYKKGAFLRQEFTCEASDGNVRVKLAPPTGKYAPWWKSFEVVVYDWASEGATATLASGGKLAARYDAPSRTVRITVPATAQGAELRLTKAAP is encoded by the coding sequence ATGGTCAATCGCTTGCTGTTCCGTCTGGGTACGGCGTGCTCGCTGTCCCTGTCGCTGGCCACCGCCCAGGCTCAACCGGCTCCCGCCGCGGCCCCCGCGGCCCAGGCCACGCCCGCCGCGGCCCCTCAATTCCTCACCGCCGTGACCTCCGTGCGTGCCCTGAACGAGGGCCTCGAGGCCCGCTCCGGCGAAGCCCTCCTGCGGGTCACCGCGCTTCGCGATGACGTGCTCCGGGTGCGCATCAGCCCCAGTGCCACGCTGCCGGAAGATGCCTCCTGGGCCGTGCTGCCCGAGTCCCGCACGCGCCGCACCCAGGTCACCGCCCTGCCCGACACGGCGCAGGCCGCGGGCTTCCAGACGGCCGCCCTCGAGGTGCGCCTGGAGAAGAACCCGCTGCGGCTGGTCATCCTGGACCGTCAGGGCCAGGTCCTCTCCGCCGATGCCCTGAACCGCCCCACGCAGTTCGTGGGGGGCGGCTTCCAGGTCACCAAGGAGATGCCCCTGGACGAGCACTACTTCGGCCTCGGCGACAAGCCCGGCCCGCTCGACCGCCGGGACATGGCCTTCACCATGTGGAACACCGACGCCTACCGCCACCAGGAGTCGACCGACCCCCTCTACAAGAGCATCCCCTTCTTCATGGCGGTGCGGGCTGGGCGCAGCCACGGCATCCTGCTCGACAACACGTGGCGCTCGAACTTCAACTTCGGCAAGCAGTGGCACGACGCCTACTCCTTCGGCTCGGATGGCGGCCCGCTGGACTACTACGTCCTGTATGGCCCCTCGCCGAAGAAGGTCCTCGAGGCCTATGCCTTCCTCACGGGCCCCTCGCCGCTGCCGCCGCTCTGGGCGCTGGGCTTCCAGCAGTCGCGCTTCAGCTACGAGCCCGAGTCCCAGGTGCGCGAGATTGCCTCGCGGCTGCGCTCGGACCGCATCCCCTCGGACACCATCTTCCTGGACATCGACTTCCAGGTGCAGAAGCGGCCCTTCACCATCGACAAGGCGAAGTTCCCGGACTTCGCCGGCATGCTGAAGGACCTCCACCAGCAGAATTTCCACATCGTCACCGTCACGGACTTGCACGTCCCGGCCCTGCCCAACGCGGGCTACGCGCCATATGACACGGGCATCGCGGGCAACCACTTCATCCACAACCCGGACGGCAGCATCTTCACCGGCCCGGTGTGGCCAGGCCCCTCGGCCTTCCCGGACTTCACACGGGCGCCCACGCGCGCCTGGTGGGGCGCGCTGCACAAGGACTTCGTGAAGCTGGGCGTGGACGGGTTCTGGAACGACATGAACGAGCCCTCGGTCTTCGAGACGCCCCTGAAGACCATGCCCCGCGAGTCCGTGCACCGCATCGAAGAGCCGGGCTTCGCCCCCCGCAGCGCCACGCACGCGGAGCTGCACAACGTGCTGGGCACGCAGAACGCGCGCGCCACCTATGACGGGCTCTTGAAGCTGAAGCCCGACGAGCGCCCCTTCGTGCTGACGCGCGCCACGTACGCGGGCGGCCAGCGCTACGCCATCACCTGGACGGGGGACAACAGCGCGACCTGGAACCACCTGCGCTTGAGCACGCCCATGCTCCTGAACCTGGGCCTGAGCGGCTTTGCCTTCGCGGGCGTGGACTCAGGGGGGTTCTCGGGCTCGCCCTCGCCGGAGCTCTTGACGCGCTGGACGCAGGTGGCCGCGTTCAACCCGCTGCACCGCAACCACTCCGAAAAGTACATGGCGCCCCACGAGGTGTGGGCCAATGGCCCGGGGCCCCTGGCCGTGCGCCGCGCCGCCATCGAGACGCGCTACCGGCTGATGCCCTACCTCTACACGCTGGCGGAGGAGACCTCGCGCACGGGCATTCCGATGATGCGGCCCCTGTTCCTCGAGTTCCCCGACGCGGCGGCGGACAAGCACCCGCTGGACCTGTGGGCGGGCAACCAGTTCCTGCTGGGCCGGAGCCTCATGGTGGTGCCGCCGCCCTACGCCGATGCGCTGGACGCGTACCGGCCCACGCTGCCGCAGGTGGAGTGGTTCGACTTCTGGACGGGGAAGAAGGTGGTGAAGGAGAAGGAGAACGCCACGGACCCGGACACCAAGCCGCTGGTCGCGCCGAAAATCACCCCCACGCTCGAGGTGCTGCCGGTGTTCGTGCGCGCGGGCAGCATCCTGCCGCTGCAACCGCTGGTGCAGAGCACCAACGAGAAGCCGCAGGGCCCGCTGGAGCTGCGCGTCTACCCAGGCCCCGATTGCCAGGGCAGCCTGTACGTGGATGACGGCCGGACCTTCGCGTACAAGAAGGGCGCCTTCCTGCGGCAGGAGTTCACCTGCGAGGCGAGCGACGGGAACGTGCGGGTGAAGCTGGCCCCGCCCACGGGCAAGTACGCGCCGTGGTGGAAGAGCTTCGAGGTGGTGGTCTACGACTGGGCCTCGGAGGGCGCCACGGCCACGCTGGCCTCGGGCGGCAAGCTCGCCGCGCGCTACGACGCCCCCTCGCGCACCGTGCGCATCACCGTGCCGGCCACCGCACAAGGCGCGGAGCTGCGCCTGACGAAGGCGGCCCCGTAA